TTGGAGCGAGCTGAAACTCTGTTCGAGAGAGTCAAGAGCTTACATGACAAAGTATCTTGGACATCGATGATCGATGGATATCTAGAAGCGGGTGATGTATCCAGGGCCTTTGGTCTGTTTCAGAAACTTCACGACAAAGACGGGGTTACATGGACGGTTATGATCTCAGGTCTTGTCCAAAACGAACTTTTTGCAGAAGCTGCATCCTTACTGTCAGATATGGTGAGATGTGGTCTGAAACCGTTGAACTCGACTTACTCTGTTCTTCTTAGTTCTGCGGGAGCCACATCGAATCTCGATCAAGGGAAGCATATACACTGCGTGATTGCAAAAACCACGGCTTGCTATGATCCTGATCTCATCCTTCAAAACTCTCTTGTCTCTATGTACGCCAAATGCGGAGCCATAGAGGATGCTTATGAGATATTCGCAAAGATGGTTCAGAAAGATACAGTTTCATGGAACTCTATGATCATGGGGTTATCGCATCACGGCTTAGCGGATAAAGCCTTAAATCTGTTCAAAGAGATGCTTGATTCGGGGAAGAAACCGAACTCTGTAACGTTTCTCGGAGTCCTCTCTGCTTGTAGTCACTCTGGACTCATCACCAGAGGTTTAGAACTATTCAAAGCGATGAAAGAAACCTATTCGATCCAGCCCGGAATCGACCATTACATCTCGATGATAGACCTTTTAGGCAGAGCCGGAAAACtaaaagaagcagaggaattCATCTCAGCTCTGCCTTTCACTCCAGACCATACAGTCTACGGCGCATTGTTAGGCTTATGCGGACTCAACTGGAGAGATAAAGATGCAGAAGGCATAGCGGAACGAGCTGCAATGCGGTTGCTAGAGCTTGACCCAGTCAATGCACCAGGACATGTGGCGCTATGCAACGTGTATGCGGGACTAGGGAGGCATGATATGGAGAAGGAAATGAGAAAAGAGATGGGAATAAAAGGAGTGAAGAAGACACCAGGATGTAGTTGGGTTGTGGTTAATGGAAGAGCTAATGTGTTTCTCTCTGGTGATAAGTCTGCAAGTGAAGCTGCTCAGATGGTTTTGCCAATCTTTTGTGGTAATGAAATGcttgaggaggaagaagagaaaccgTTGAGTCTATGCCATTGCTGAGAGTTAAGCACATATGTTCGCTATAGTTTGTGTATGCTCACAACaactttgtttacaaaaaataagaaaacgtaaaaaatacaaattcacTTGTAATTCTGCTTCTTCACTTTGACCTCCAGGAACCATGACCAAACTTGGAAAATAGGTACAATGCAAAGGCCAAGGATCAACCACAGAATCCAATTGGGTTTTACTGATCAACTTATTCTCCTCCACAACATAGATCCAAGCTCGTCCAGTTTCATCACAAGAACAAATGACGAGCCTTTTACCATCAATGAAGTAACTTGGCTGAGAGTAGGTTTTGGTCTGTACTAAATCCGGCATGTTAGGAATTGACACCTCCATGAAACTCATCCAGTTCACATCCCCAGCATACCAAGATGACGTTTCAATTCATTTTAACAACTAGATCCAAGATTTATTCGGTTAGCGTCAATCCCAAGGTAGTGGTGCGTGAGTTAACCAGGTTTAACAGCTCAGATACCTATAAGCTTGGTTGATACCAGTGGATTCTTGCTTTGTAGCATGGGTGAAGGAGCCGTTGTTTGGAACCCCTGGTTAAGACAGACTAGATGCATCGAGCCCCGAGGTTAACGAACCTAGTTTGGATTTTCTTGGCATAGGTTATGATAATAATAAGAGTCAGAGGGTTGAGGAAATTGATTACAAGACCCTTTCGGTTTATATGGAGGACTTAGACTCTACCGATACGTGGAAAGATGAAGATTTAGACGAAACAAAATATAGTGAACTTGTGACCATTAACTATTACTTAAGGGTTGTATCGTTGAATGGAAGTTTGTATTGGGTTACTCGAGAGAACGATTCTTTAAGTTTTGTGACCTACCAAGTGGGGAGAACCATGCTCGCGATGCTCTTGTCCTTAGGGTTTTTAGGGATCGGAAGATCGGTTTTCGTTGTTGAAGCAGTGCCATGTAACAACGAAGATTAAGATTTGGGTGACCAAGAACAAAATTGATAAAGGCCCGGCCCAGAGCTGGAAGCTTCTCCTTGTTCGCCATTGGGTATATTGTTTTCAAGTCACTTACTACTCACTTACGTTTTCAAAATGACTATAAAGTTTTCCCAGTTGGGGTATATATTATTAACCTATTGTTGTTCATGAAAATCTCCAAAATCCCTcattttagtcttttttaGTCATAAAGtctggatttttcttttccgtgAGAATCTggattttataaaatgttaactagttaatatatttatgagaCCCATATTCTCTCCATtctttattagatttttttttggcagatcGATGGTTCTTTCATTATTAGCCATATACATGTAATTCttatgttatttaattttatgatatagcaattaaaaaaaatctcatataATAAACCCGGAGATGTCAAACCTATATTATGTAAATGCAGGctaagatattttaaatttaaataatgttttataaataccTTACAATTAATAACATAACTTTTTCATCTATAAATAAAGTTACaacttaaatttattttgtaatctcTTTCTCCATAGCTTATACTACCAATCATGGAATGGTATCttaattattgtttgattgacacaaaaaaagcttttcaattaaaatttaacaattgtaatgatttatattatatacaaataaagttgcatttatgttatttataaatttagcCTTACATATTTGCTGGtttcaatttaaatatttatatatgacaAAATTTACTGGTgttaaaatacatttattatatatgtttatatatatatatatttgtttcaattgtaaaacaaaatgcatTGAATAtaaatcctactatattatttgggaagtacatcttaaatgtaaccttaatttttgtaagtaattacataggtacgccattagaaataaaattttaaagagtaaattaatttatctctttaaggattaaaaagtcaaatactaatttaattaattaaatttaattaaaaaaaaatacattattaatttctaaaaataataaccaatcaaaatcaacatataagatttgatatctaaattttaattaatttaatttaattagaaaaacgaaatacattattaatttccaaaaaagtaaccaattaaaatcaacaaattatatttgatatctaaattatcatattaattttttattaattattatagttcacttctcatctttatatgattctatttttgcggaaaaataatatcatcattataaaaaaataattagagtcttttcgcatatgccataatttgaatttttaaaaacgaatataaactgttcaatacatgaaaaaatattataacgggtgaaaaatagatttaagaaaactttctactgagtaacgagtcataatttgaaatatttatattcaatttcatacatattatattgaaaatttataatcttatatactacaataattaataacatattacatgtgatttaatttttaatacaagctagaaaatcctagaattgacgggtttagatcaatattaatacaagttggtatactacaggtgaaactcttaaattaacaatcaaactacaagtgtataatcttaaacactaaacaatatatataatatcaacaaaacatatacaactcacagtttactatacatttaaaatcaaataaaataatatcatatatttttaaatcatctttacaataaaagtttttagtttaactaaaatataaggctttttggatctaaagacgggtcatcaaagatttcctaaactgaagcaaaatatactgaatattcaaatatctatctgttaccaaattataaacaaataagttaatttaatattttatatacaaaatcaattaaatcttaatcacataaaaattagcacacaaaaaaaagtattcaacaattaaaaaattatcaaatctctgtgttatataagttttgatactatattcgaataaagtgtaatataccttttcaatttgtattctttaactaatttaagctaactaatatatttgctaatcttatacctatcaaaaccgactatagtttcttatctctatagtatttttgcaagacttttttggtggatttggataaaagtgcattcggatcatatggtacatttccctattaaataaatatggtgcactcctatgttattagctaaaatatttagaatataattcagagtcatatcattaataaaattaatattaataaaataaatggctttttggcaagacggatttggagggacgggtttttgaatcaacattaataaaaaagtaaaatataattaatccatagtttcaatacgggttaaatctttaatttattattttctaagaccactaatattaaacatatcaaatcatcctaatttagaaaagattatataaaaccaaaaatgttatgtggtatgtataatgttaatatatataaaattaaacaataaaatataaatgtattagagaatgatacaatttgcaaaatttttatatataaaaaataaatcttaaattttaaaattactacgttaaaaaaaaaatcacgggacgggtaaagaaattacagaacgggttttattttggaattgggttatatggtggatgtattggaattaatatttataaaatattaaaatattattaatatgctgttttaataggggttaaaacttcagttttttaacaattgtctcatggattcgtggtatagcgttacttaatatcaattataaactgtaaaatataaatattttataaaaataaaatttgtaagttttaatatattacttttaaaaaataaatcgttccgcggtataccgcgggttaaaatctagtaaaatCTTTATATGAATACTACGTGATTTcgaaaaaggttttaaaattgaaaatacaaTCACACATGATTTTACTTTGGATTTCTAAATCAGTTAAAATccatttgttgtttatttactcaaaatcataaaattggaaaatatcaaattcacTAAGATATATACTTTTTGGACAacttaaatataaataatgtatataaaacaaaaggaacTATACATATTATTCTTCCAAATTTAGGGCAAGGctttacaaaaaaacagagaccTGATGAAGAGAGGAAACGAAGAGAACAACCACAAGACCTCCTCATCATCGTCTACACAACGTCTTAGCCGCCGTAAAATCTCAGCCGGAGAAAAGTCCGGCAACGTCAATATCCCTCTGGATCTAACGGTGGAGATACTCAAGAAACTACCGGCAAAATCTCTCTTGAGGTTTCAATGCGTCTCGAAGCAATGGTTATCAATCATCAGCAGCCGTAGAGACTTCATAGACTCGATCGTGACTCGATCTTTGACTCAGCCACCACCGCGTGATATCAAACTCATCTTTCACCACCAAGTTCTTTATCCGGGACCtcacttcttcatcttctcgtCTACTTACCCTCAAAATACAGACAAAGAATCATTAACAACCAGAGCCAGCTCGTATCACTATGTCCGTGGCTTGATTTGTTGTTGGTCACACTGTCCTACTACGGTAGACATATATAACCCTACCACGAGGCAGTACTATACCGTACCGGATACTAACCGGTACCAATACATAGAAACTTGCTTCTTTGGATACGACCCTGTCGAAAATCAATACAAAGTAATGGTCTTACCAAAATACTATATGGAGGAGTCGCCTTGTCAAGTATTCACAGTGGGAGATCCCATAGAGAAGCCTTGGAGAGACATCCAAGGCATTGGAGTTCACTTTCTTTTGAAAGATGCTGTTTGCATCAACGGTGTTATCTATTACCAGGCAACTAATGAATATGGTTCCACATATTTCTTGGTGAGTTTTGATGTTAGGTCCGAGAAATTTAATCATGTCAAGGCACCGAAAATACTGACGGATCATCCTTGCACTTTGATAAACTATCAAGGGAAGTTAGGACTTATAATGTGTTGCAAGAAGGGCTTGGAAATTTGGGTTATGGAGGATGCtgagaaaaaacaagattaatgGTCCAAGATTATCTTTTATGAGATGGAGGGTTTAGAAAAATGGTATATTGACGGTGTCACTCATGGTGGTGAGATTGTTTTTGTCCATTGGGGGTTAAAATGTTACAATGCATTATATGTTATCTATTTTAATCCAAAGCGAAACAGTATGAGATACGTTGAAGTCGAAGGTGCAATGGTGGAGAATATAGAGGATGGACATAAATGTTATCTTCGTACATGGGCTGTTCCGAATCCTGTCGAGAATACAATGCGTTTGTAACTTCTTTTCACAAGGTGTACTTTCTTATACAAATTAAacttatgttatttttttagtcaCGATTAATAAAGCAATGTAGCTCGTGATACAATAAAGCGGCTGGTAATCATGTCgagaatataaatatcattGTAGGATTCGTTGATATTTTCTCATATTGTCAAATTGGGTTATGATCTATACAATATATAAGAAGTTAAGATGCAATTTTGAACATACTCAGCCTTTTCTCACTTCCCAACGTACTCGGTTACTACGAAACACCGATAAAGAACTCACATCTCCAGGCAAAGATGGTTATACATCAGTTGGTCTGTAGGTGCGGATTAAGTTACTAGGTGGTGTATCATACGTCTGCGGATTGACCATTTGTAGTCTTTCAGCCTCCTTGCATTGAAACCCTATATGTTTTATAGCCTATATGTGAACTGTAGAAAGATGGTTCAattcaatataatttattcATGTTGGGAAATACAACTCCTCAAACAGGGAACACAGGATGATAACATGTGAAACATAAAACATGTACAAAACTCTTTTGTTGCCGAATAACAGGATAAAGCGTTATGTTTTATTTCCGAATCGGATTCAGgacaactagattttaaccgAGTCCACTAAACATTCTTCAATCTAGTCTGCtctaaacaatcaaaaataatttatttttgaaataattacTAGAATAGAACACAATTGTATGTTTATTCCTAGAATAGaacacatcttttttttattattcacaTGTTTTCAGTACTTGTGTAATTACAATTAACACCCTTgattagttttaattaaatatttttattaaattcgtttttaattaaaaaataaataagaaaacagtGATTATCCATGTCACCAATCCATGTCATTTACCCTAATCCACGTCATCCGAAACCAAAAATTCTCTTAAAACTTTcagtttctcattttttcaGCATATCTCACTGTTCATCCgcgcaaaaagaaaaaaaaaaaaaagaaattgtcgCTCTCTTCTCTCGTTCAGTCGACGGAACCCTAATTTTGTCGCCGTTCTTTACTTATCTCGTCTCTTTCGGCCAAAACTCTTTCGGTGGTGTCAAATTTCAAgtcatcaaaaatcaaaacccaaatcaaagaagatgtatggaattttatatgatttgttaCAAGTTTGAGTTGAATCAAGAATAACTActcttttactttgattttatatgtCTCTCGTTTAGTTTTCCTCTCAATCGATCTATTTAGAGATATTTCTACTTCTAtcaatgttttgattcatatgGTTTCGTCTTCCTCCTATGTATCTCTCAAACATATTCTTACGtttcttaatttgattgttgttatttggccaataaatttcatattgtCTTCCCCAGAAAAATGTTGCTTTTCGATTTGTATTATAAATCAGCCGTAAAGTGatgtaactcagccgtaacgtgatgtaactcagccgtaacatataatttacacaACCTTTCGTCTTCCCTGAATAATAACTCAGCCGTGACATATAATTTACCGAACCTTTCGTCTTTCCTGaagcatataactcagccgtaacatataatttacacTCATCTTTCATTTGCCCTTgaacatataactcagccgtgacATGTAAATTTATAGATGTCTTCCCTTAAACATATAATTCAGCCGTAATGTAATTTTACAGAACCTTTCGTCTTCCCTGTaacatataactcagccgtgacATGTAAATTGACTGAACGTTTCGTTCTCCCTTAAACATATAACTCAACCGTAATGTAATTTTATCGAACTTTTCGTCTTTCCTGGAACGTATAACTCAGTcgtgacatgtaaatttttaGCTTCCTAAAAAACCAGACAAGAATCTCGTAACCATTTATTTTTCGAGGCCGAGAGAGATTATAGGCTAAAGGTTTAGAACTTCCTTATAATTTCaaccaaaaacgaaaaatatataaaaaacggATAAccatataagaaaaacacaagtaaggaaattgaaattgaactTGTaactctgcttcttctctttgaccTCCAGGAACCAGGACCAAACTTGGAAAATAGGTACAATGCAAAGGCCAAGGATCAACCACAGAATCCAATTGGGTTTTACTGACCAACTTATTTCCCCCCACAACATAGATCCAAGCCCGACCAGTTTCATCACAAGAACAAATGACGAGCCTTTTATCATCAATGAAGTAACTTGGCTGAGAGTTAAATTTGGGATGTTCTAAATCCGGCATGGTAGGAATTGACACCTCCATGAAACTCATCCATTTCACATCCCCACCATACCGATTATCAATCTTGTTCTTTGTCACCCAAAtcttaatcttctttgttACATGACACTGCCTCAACAACGAAAACCTATCTTCCCTAAAAACCCTAAGGGCAAGAGCATCACGACGACGGTTCTTCCCGCTTGGTAGATCACAAAACTTGAAGAATTCTTCTTACGAAAAATTGAAGCTAAGTAAGAAGAACAACAAGGGATAATTGACATGAGTCTTGTGATAATGAGCAAGCCAATACAAACTTCCATTCAACGATACCACACTTAAGTTTGTTAAGCGAATGGTAACACTTCCCTCAGTAATTCGTCTActatattttgtcttttcaatCTCTTGGTCTATCCACGTATCGGAGGCAAAGTCATGGATTTTCCACGTATATTGAGAGCCTAAGTCTTTCATATAAACCGAAAGTGTTTTGTAAACAATTTCCTCAACTCTCTTATTATTATCATAACCTATGCCAAGAAAATCCAAACTAGGTTCGTTAACCTCGAGCTTGATGCATCTAGACTGTTTTAACCAAGGGTTCCAAACCACGGCTCCATTACCCACGTCACAAAGCAATAATCCACTGGtagcaaacaaatttttatgtctttgagctTTTAAACCGGGATTATTTAAGGTTAACTCACGCACCTCTACCTTGGGATTGACGCTTACTGAATAAATCTTGGATCTAGTTGATAAAACGAATTGAAACGTCATCTTGTGATTGTTGATGAACGTCTTGTCGTTGAAGAGAGCGTTCCATCGTTTGCAAACGGTTTTGAATCGGTCAAGAGAAGTAGGAGGGACACGAGATAGGATCTCTTCCTCCAAATCCCATGGAAGCTTCTCCTTATTCGCCATTAATTAGTTTGTGTAAGACTGTAAGTCACaatactttttcatatatatagacgACTCTTTAATGATAAGTTTTCTTAACTAGGGTTTCCAACTGATTTGTTCACATATAAATCTCCAAGAataattctatatatacatttttggaggggatttttgaagataatgttgaagatttgaggtataattcaacaattaattcaaatgggTGGGTTTTACCCAGTTTAACTCTGTTCGGATCATggataacatgtttaattctgTTCTGATCTtggataacattaatttttggaaaagttacctaaaaactaataattaaaaacgaaaattaatgatttaattaccaaatttaatataacaatatctctaaactaaccatatttcttatttaccttaactaatttcctaaaatatttctacctaatttaaacataaatatataattcttctttcatttttatttgatcttatactttatttatttgaattttatataaaatatatatagttaataaaatattatattttttctgaatatgatgtaattcaatttttttaaaacggacatatattattcaacctatgaagaaataatatgtgtaCAATGTCCTACATCGCTTAGAAAAATTGAACAATGGTTCAGACCCATATtataaaaggaccaaaatgattctgattacgaatgagcaggaagcttgatttatcaggcgtacaaaattaaaatagttatccgATTTTACtcggattttttattttaaagaattgaaactttaaaatgtttcaagaaattataaatattattactttatcaaaagttaaatattttaattttaaaaactttttataaagtttatctttaaaaatgctttaaatatttataattttaaaacttataaagttttaaaaattataaattgaattttacaagaaatttaaacattataaatatatataaaatatattaatacgagACGATATATTACaggaaaaatcttaaatataacaatcaaaattcaatgatgaattttgggtcgatattgtatttttttaagtttcaaattttataatattaaaattgataagaaaatgacaaaattatgtttaatttcacgggactgggttatatggtaggacgggtttgggtGGATAATAATTACGATTttacaatgtcccacatcgcttaaaaaaattggaaaatggTCAAGAGCCATACtataaaaaggaccaaaatgatttcgaTTACGAATGAGTATGAAACTTGATTTATGAGgtgtccaaaattaaaatggtttgtttactagggttatttattttaaaaaattgaaactttaaaaagtttaaaaaattataaattaaattttacaagaaatttaaacaatataaaagatattaatacgTGACGATATACTGCGAgagaaatcttagatataacactcaaaattcaatgatgaagtttgggtcaatattaatcttttttgaagtttctaattttataaatatttgaaatttataataaaatgacaaatttgtgtttaatttcacgggacggggttatatggtgTGACGGGTTTGATTGGATAATAACATGGGATAGTATGCtatggaaaaaaacatataataataatcataatataattatataatcttaaacactaaacaaaattaacaatattaaaaaaaaaaaacttaaaactttaatttttttaaaacacattttgattcttttataagaaatttaaacattataaatatttaaactttatactacgggtgaaattttagaattgactgtTTGGGTTGATAAGAATTTGCGATATAACTAGGAGTTAAATTCTAGAatgacaatcaaaatataattatataattaaatactacTACGAGTGAAATTCTAGAATTGACGAGTTTGAATCGATATaaatatgggatggtgtactacgggtgatattttagaattgactggtttgggttgataataatttgcgatagaattaggagtgaaatcttagaatgacaattaaaatataattatataattaaatactaccacgggTAAAATCGTAGAATTGACGGGcttgattcgatattaatatgggatggtgtactacgggtgatattttagaattgactggtttgggttgataataatttgcgatagaattaggagtgaaatcctagaatgacaattaaaatataattatacaattaaatactaccacgggtgaaatcctagaattgacgggtttgattcgatattaatatgggatggtgtactacgggtgaaatccgagaaacaacaatcaaaatacaattatacaatattaaacatttaacaaaataaacaaatacaacttaaaactttaaaatttgagttataaaatttcgTCTCGCGgtgaattatacatttaaatcaaacaatagcataaatttattaaatcatcctaaaaaatattcaattattttttatttaataaaaatataggcccgcggtataccgcgggttaatatctagtattttacattcttttttgttttacttcatAATATCTG
This sequence is a window from Arabidopsis thaliana chromosome 1 sequence. Protein-coding genes within it:
- a CDS encoding F-box and associated interaction domains-containing protein (F-box and associated interaction domains-containing protein; FUNCTIONS IN: molecular_function unknown; INVOLVED IN: biological_process unknown; LOCATED IN: chloroplast; CONTAINS InterPro DOMAIN/s: F-box domain, cyclin-like (InterPro:IPR001810), F-box domain, Skp2-like (InterPro:IPR022364), F-box associated domain, type 3 (InterPro:IPR013187), F-box associated interaction domain (InterPro:IPR017451); BEST Arabidopsis thaliana protein match is: F-box family protein (TAIR:AT5G50220.1); Has 1897 Blast hits to 1858 proteins in 50 species: Archae - 0; Bacteria - 0; Metazoa - 0; Fungi - 0; Plants - 1895; Viruses - 0; Other Eukaryotes - 2 (source: NCBI BLink).) translates to MKRGNEENNHKTSSSSSTQRLSRRKISAGEKSGNVNIPLDLTVEILKKLPAKSLLRFQCVSKQWLSIISSRRDFIDSIVTRSLTQPPPRDIKLIFHHQVLYPGPHFFIFSSTYPQNTDKESLTTRASSYHYVRGLICCWSHCPTTVDIYNPTTRQYYTVPDTNRYQYIETCFFGYDPVENQYKVMVLPKYYMEESPCQVFTVGDPIEKPWRDIQGIGVHFLLKDAVCINGVIYYQATNEYGSTYFLVSFDVRSEKFNHVKAPKILTDHPCTLINYQGKLGLIMCCKKGLEIWVMEDAEKKQD
- a CDS encoding F-box and associated interaction domains-containing protein (F-box and associated interaction domains-containing protein; CONTAINS InterPro DOMAIN/s: F-box domain, cyclin-like (InterPro:IPR001810), F-box domain, Skp2-like (InterPro:IPR022364), F-box associated domain, type 1 (InterPro:IPR006527), F-box associated interaction domain (InterPro:IPR017451); BEST Arabidopsis thaliana protein match is: F-box and associated interaction domains-containing protein (TAIR:AT1G47390.1); Has 1008 Blast hits to 994 proteins in 26 species: Archae - 0; Bacteria - 0; Metazoa - 0; Fungi - 0; Plants - 1008; Viruses - 0; Other Eukaryotes - 0 (source: NCBI BLink).); translated protein: MANKEKLPWDLEEEILSRVPPTSLDRFKTVCKRWNALFNDKTFINNHKMTFQFVLSTRSKIYSVSVNPKVEVRELTLNNPGLKAQRHKNLFATSGLLLCDVGNGAVVWNPWLKQSRCIKLEVNEPSLDFLGIGYDNNKRVEEIVYKTLSVYMKDLGSQYTWKIHDFASDTWIDQEIEKTKYSRRITEGSVTIRLTNLSVVSLNGKFFKFCDLPSGKNRRRDALALRVFREDRFSLLRQCHVTKKIKIWVTKNKIDNRYGGDVKWMSFMEVSIPTMPDLEHPKFNSQPSYFIDDKRLVICSCDETGRAWIYVVGGNKLVSKTQLDSVVDPWPLHCTYFPSLVLVPGGQREEAELQEAKNLHVTTELYVPGKTKSSIKLHYG